The sequence below is a genomic window from Daphnia pulicaria isolate SC F1-1A chromosome 6, SC_F0-13Bv2, whole genome shotgun sequence.
TATAGTGTACATGGGGCGCATGCAAATCAGCTTTCAGGTCTGAGTCTGAGTCACCAGGTCTGTTTTCAACCTCGATGTGAACCCCTTTGGACAGTCGATGTTGACAGATGCCTGGAAAAGAATGGCCCAGACGAGCCAGTAGGTCCGGAAAAGCGAGAAACGCTGATTGGTCGGAGCGGATAACTGTGTATAGATGTATAGCATCAGCATCACAAGAAATGTCAATACTTTCCAAAGGGTAAGAGAGTCAACTATATAACTTGACTATACAACGTATAGCGGTATATAATACACGTAACTTTATCCAGAACTAGACACTCACCTGCATGTTGTATCCGGACGGAGAGAGCCACTCGAAGAGGAAGATGGCCAGGCTACGATACCAGGCTACTTGAATGGCAACGACGCCGACGAGAAGCCAAGACGCCGTATCGAACGGCTCTGTGTGGCCCAACCGAAAAACAACATCGAATTGTATAAACATCAAACATATACTCTGACATTTACTTTTGGTTGGCAACGTTGCACACAGTTATTATGACCTTTCGGGTTACTGTATATGTTTAGCTAGAAATGCAGTTGGCGAAATGATGCCGGTCCTCTTGGCCACCAAAATAGCGATGCCCGTCTCCATGAAAGGAATTGTGAAATCAGCGACGTGCTTCCCGCTCGGCGTTGACTGTCAGAGAAAGGAAAACGTTGACGAAGGAAACCGATGCAGCGCCAATAATAAGCCAGCAACTGCACCGAATGTTCTCTGAACTGATTTAAGCCCAAACCCCagaacaagaaatgaaaatcgaCAACTGAAATGATGTcacaaaaacagaaagaaaactgacgtttttttcattctaaatgttgttgaaatattttaccaggacatgaaaaataacaaaaataaatactgTATTTTCATTCAGccatttctttgtttgtttgttttttctttgaattcttAATAATGTTGATCGCGCTTCGTTCGGCTCGTCGATGCTATTCCCGAACCCAAAGCCCTGCCATTTCTAGGATATATTATCGAATTGAATTTTGATCACGATAGTATTCTATTTGCAATTAACGggatgatttttttgttttctaaatcGTCAAAGAATTATTAATACAAGCATAGCTGCAAATGGGTTAAACAGCACGGAGGCATTTACTGAGTCTGAGTCACCCTCCACCCACTAGTATAGCCATTGCTGAACCCAAATTAATGGTATTACATGCCCACGGAAAACAAtcctaaaacaaaatatttttaagttgACCAAAATTACCCGTCCATTACCACATGACCACATTTGAAAAGCGATAGAATCATCAACAACAGGGTTGAGTACGAATCCTTCTATTCTATTCTTGGCCGTTGCAAATGGTGACACGTTTTACTTGCTCAACACTGTCCGCAAAGACGTTCGATTACATCTCTTCTTCTCACTTTCTTTTATCACACAGctacaactacaactacaaagataaaaaaacagaaactcaAAACCTCATTTGCATAATTGAAAGGACCGGGACGAGGTGGTACAAACTGCGATCCAAGAAAATGTCGGCATTGTATTGGTGAATGAAGAGACAAGCTTTGGAAATTGTGAACATGACGCCGGGAGgagagaggaaaagaaaagaaaacaacaaggcGAACGTGTGCTTGTGTTAGACTCTGGGAGGGAACTTGAAAGGATTTACGCCGGTTTGATCGCAGTAAACTTTCATGATTCCATCGAGATCCCCCGATTGGACTAGAGTTCTGAGCTTCTCTTCTTCGGTCCATTCTGTGCGTCACTGcagcccaaaaagaaaacaaaaaataaataaataaaaaaaaactattatagaacgagaaataaaaatcaacaacaaccaaagtaAAGGAAGGAAACAGTGATTAACACTTTCGGAAATAAACGGGGTGGGTGGAGATATGGTTACAAATTTCTTTCAGTCGTCGCATAATGAAACTGTTATGAATGCTAATAATTTAAAGGAGAGCCGAATTTGTGATTGTACGGCAGCACGGAATCGAGTGAAAGTTGAATGCTCAATCAATTTTACCTTCTCTCTGAGTAGTTGGTTCTTTTCATCCCGCTGGATCGGCTGGACGACTTCGGCCAGTTTCGCCGTCTTACGCAACAGTTCTTGAGACGTCGAGGCCCTGAGTTCGTCAAACATTTCCATCAGTTTCAAAGCACTTTGCGGGTTCAGTTGCGGAGGAATGTTGCccagaagaaaacgaagatTAACTTTCattctggtaaaaaaaaactgaaatgtgTGATGTCACCTCTGAGAGTGACGACAGGTACAGGTAAATTGCTTTGTAGTCCACACCACCACAGGAGCTTGGTTTGGGGTGCTCCTCAAACAGGGCAATCCACTTGAGCATCACAGAGGGGATGAACTCAGATTGTTGGACTTCAACAGATTCCCTTAAAGCAGAGATCCATTCATCAATGGGAGAACGTGTAAGGTCGCTGCGCCTTTTCTCAACACTGCACCAACAAgcacaaaaattagaacagtGTCACTTACACATTGatacaaataaagaataaccTTTCGTTGGGATCCTCTTTCCCAGGTTCAGCCCATGTGCTCATCTTCATGAAAATTTGTTGCAGGCCAACTTCTGAAATCGCATTGATAGGGAACATTTTCAGTACTTCCTCATACTCTCCATGGAATCCATTTATTTGCACGTAATCAATGATTTTGCTCAAATTCGCTTCAGTCCAAAAGTTGGTCATGTTTTCGCATTTCGTGTTCCTTAATGTGGCTGGTGTTGTGACTGGAGCTTTTTCAATTACAGCAGAACGGCGAGAGACTGAAGAATCACTTTCCGAAGATGACGAAGTTGAACTATCTGACGGCATGACCGTTTTGCGTTAGAGCCGAAAAGCGTCTGATGATAAAGGGGGCGTTGAGGTCCTGAGGCGGACCATatcgttattcttttttttgtgtgtgcgttgAAAGGGCTAAATACAGCGTAACATTTtgcgaaacaaaaagttttccttttccccaCAGAGGTCCAAATTGACGGAGATTGCCACCATTTTTCATTGTCTCCCGCTATGATGAGGCATTAAAGGAGGAAGGGGGCAATCAAATTCGATTTCTGCGGCCACTACCCCTGTATGTTTTAATGCGCATTTTACGATTAAACTAATGAAAGACATAGAGCAGCATGGTATGGTGatatttgtaaataataatatattagATAATGG
It includes:
- the LOC124342367 gene encoding uncharacterized protein LOC124342367, with the protein product MPSDSSTSSSSESDSSVSRRSAVIEKAPVTTPATLRNTKCENMTNFWTEANLSKIIDYVQINGFHGEYEEVLKMFPINAISEVGLQQIFMKMSTWAEPGKEDPNESVEKRRSDLTRSPIDEWISALRESVEVQQSEFIPSVMLKWIALFEEHPKPSSCGGVDYKAIYLYLSSLSEGNIPPQLNPQSALKLMEMFDELRASTSQELLRKTAKLAEVVQPIQRDEKNQLLREK